A window of Acinonyx jubatus isolate Ajub_Pintada_27869175 chromosome E4, VMU_Ajub_asm_v1.0, whole genome shotgun sequence contains these coding sequences:
- the RHEX gene encoding regulator of hemoglobinization and erythroid cell expansion protein — protein MLTEDMKFWHGLVIAVVSLILQTCLFAAINYLLSRHMASQSERILKGARLQAPWPSSAQRQPCAATEETRSAPVSAPRHRHDSDTSSDSSNSADVSGSLPPPCQATKDVNYTHVVFSAPGGLKTEHALDYENIKETTDYVNVNPKSHRPNFWTFVNPANSESVEYTQVAM, from the exons ATGCTGACGGA AGACATGAAGTTCTGGCATGGCTTAGTGATCGCAGTGGTGTCCCTCATTCTACAGACCTGCCTCTTCGCTGCCATCAACTACCTGCTCAGCAGGCACATGG CCAGCCAGAGTGAACGGATCCTGAAAGgggccaggctccaggccccctgGCCCAGCTCTGCGCAGCGTCAGCCATGTGCTGCCACGGAGGAGACGCGAAGCGCTCCTGTGTCTGCGCCCCGTCACAGGC ATGACAGTGACACGTCCTCAGATAGCTCCAACAGCGCGGACGTCTCCGGCAGCTTGCCTCCCCCCTGCCAG gCCACCAAGGACGTGAATTACACACACGTGGTCTTTTCAGCCCCTGGAGGACTAAAAACTGAACATGCCCTGGACTATGAGAACATAAAGGAAACCACAGACTATGTCAATGTCAATCCAAAAAGCCACAGGCCCAATTTCTGGACTTTTGTGAACCCTGCTAACTCTGAGTCGGTAGAATACACTCAGGTGGCCATGTGA